Proteins from a single region of Sneathiella aquimaris:
- a CDS encoding FAD-binding dehydrogenase, whose protein sequence is MTGKHDAIVVGAGIAGIVAALELAENGKKILLLDRDKKENLGGLAKESFGGMFFVDSPQQRKGKIKDSPELAWQDWCQFAEFDEGDHWPRKWAQCYVENSVSDIYEPVTNRGVDFFPVVNWVERGQYQPGNSVPRFHLVWGSGHELSSIFVAHLRDHIKSKNIEIIFEKCVTAFDKTGGAVAGVQGYCEATGDAFSYSAPIVIIASGGINGNDEMIREHWPQRWGKTAPDRVLNGSHKFADGKIHQAANQVGGTVSHLDRMWNYAAGVHHPRPRKERHGLSLVPSKSALWMDARGRRFGPEPLVSGFDTWELVRRVCAQEHKYSWAIMNKKIALKELAISGAEFNPSVRDKQKLKFILTVLFGNKPLLSDMLENCADFIVASSVSELAEKMNNMGNPVQVDAAGMARDIHAYDAQLERPVSLRNDDQLRRIQHLRQYRGDKLRTLKQQKILDEKALPLIAIRQFIISRKSLGGIQTDLQSRVLDGTGEPVSGLYAVGEAAGFGGGGAHGLRALEGTFLGGCILTARHAVRSIVKGE, encoded by the coding sequence ATGACGGGAAAACATGATGCCATTGTTGTCGGTGCGGGAATTGCAGGTATTGTTGCCGCGCTTGAACTTGCCGAAAATGGCAAAAAAATACTGCTGCTTGATCGGGACAAAAAAGAAAATCTAGGGGGGCTTGCGAAGGAAAGTTTTGGGGGCATGTTTTTCGTTGATAGTCCGCAGCAGCGCAAAGGAAAAATAAAAGACAGCCCAGAGCTTGCCTGGCAAGACTGGTGTCAGTTCGCCGAATTTGACGAAGGGGATCATTGGCCCAGGAAATGGGCGCAATGTTACGTTGAAAACAGTGTTTCAGATATATACGAGCCGGTAACAAATCGAGGTGTAGACTTCTTTCCTGTGGTCAATTGGGTGGAACGCGGTCAATATCAACCCGGCAATTCGGTGCCTCGTTTCCATCTGGTCTGGGGATCCGGACATGAACTGTCCTCGATTTTCGTCGCACATTTGCGCGACCATATCAAATCAAAAAATATCGAGATCATATTTGAAAAATGTGTCACGGCATTCGACAAAACGGGGGGAGCCGTTGCTGGTGTACAGGGCTATTGCGAAGCGACCGGTGATGCCTTTTCCTATTCAGCGCCAATCGTGATCATCGCCTCAGGCGGTATTAACGGAAACGATGAAATGATCCGAGAGCACTGGCCACAACGATGGGGAAAAACAGCCCCTGATCGTGTCTTGAACGGTTCTCATAAATTTGCAGACGGAAAAATCCATCAGGCCGCCAATCAAGTAGGCGGGACCGTTTCTCATCTGGATCGTATGTGGAATTACGCCGCCGGAGTCCATCATCCAAGGCCGAGAAAAGAAAGGCATGGCTTAAGTCTTGTACCAAGCAAGTCTGCCCTTTGGATGGATGCCCGTGGGCGTCGATTTGGTCCTGAACCATTGGTATCGGGATTTGATACTTGGGAACTGGTTCGGCGGGTTTGTGCGCAGGAGCATAAATATTCCTGGGCAATAATGAATAAAAAAATTGCATTGAAAGAGTTGGCGATTTCCGGCGCAGAGTTTAATCCGTCCGTGCGCGATAAACAGAAATTGAAATTTATTCTGACTGTGCTGTTTGGAAATAAGCCGCTTCTGTCAGACATGCTTGAAAATTGCGCGGATTTTATCGTTGCGAGCTCCGTCAGCGAACTCGCTGAAAAAATGAATAATATGGGTAATCCGGTACAAGTGGATGCTGCAGGGATGGCACGTGATATTCACGCGTATGATGCCCAACTGGAACGCCCGGTGTCTCTTCGAAATGATGACCAGTTAAGACGGATACAGCATTTGCGGCAGTATCGCGGGGATAAGCTTAGAACATTAAAACAGCAAAAGATCCTTGATGAAAAAGCCTTGCCGTTAATCGCTATTCGCCAGTTTATTATTAGTCGGAAAAGCCTTGGTGGTATTCAAACGGACCTGCAAAGTCGGGTGCTTGATGGAACGGGTGAGCCGGTAAGTGGATTATACGCCGTCGGAGAGGCGGCCGGATTTGGGGGCGGGGGGGCGCATGGGCTGCGCGCTTTGGAAGGTACATTCCTTGGGGGATGCATCCTGACAGCGCGGCATGCCGTTCGGTCAATCGTAAAAGGGGAATGA